The stretch of DNA CGGTCCGGGCACCAAGATTATCTGCCTGGGCAATATCGCGCAGATCGACACGCCATACCTGACCGAAGGGTCGAGCGGCCTGACGTATGTGGTGGATCGCTTCAAGGGCTGGTCGCACAGCGGTCATGTGACGCTGGCGCGCGGCGAACGTTCGCGCCTGGCCGATCACGCCAGCGAAGTTCTGTAATGGTATAAATCGTTTAGTTCGATCCCCTCAGCCCCGGCCGCAGCAATGCCGGCGGGGCTGAGTTTTTTTTACGCCTGCTTTTTCTCGCGGCGACGGCGGGCAATGGCGCCGACCACGCCCAGGCCGCCCAGCATCATGGCGTAGGTTTCCGGCTCAGGCACAGGCGCCATCTGCAGGGTGCTGGCGCTGAAGCTCTGGAACGCGGCGCCGTTGGCCGAATACTGCACCTGCTGGCCGCCGTCGCAGCAGCCTTCCAGGCCGTAGATCGTCAGCGTGTGATTGCCGGCCGTCAGCGCCTTGTTGCTGACGCTGAACACCGAATTGGTGTTGGCGTAATCATGCGCCCACCACATGTCGGTGGTTTTCAGATCGACCGCCTGGCCGTCCAGGAACACCGCGCCGCCGTTGCCGAAGTCGACGCCGGCACGGAACGAATAGGTGCCGGACGCGCTGAGGCCAAAGTTGATGGTCGACTTGAAGGCGATATTGGTGGCGCCGGCGCCGAACAGCGACTGGTTGGAGACGATATCGTAGTTGTTCAGTACGGTTGAATGCGACGAATTGGCAACAGCGGCGTCGACGATATCGCGGTAGGCGTTGGCGGTGGTTTGCGCACCGGCGCTCGACGTACCGGTTTGGAAAGTGATGACAGCAGCGTCTGCGCTACCGTAGGCGAGTGCAACGGCGAGTGCGGCGAGTTTGGCGTATTTCATGATGGTCCCTGTAGGTAAATGGTTGAAAAGCGGTGAGGCTTAACCAGGTACGGGGGTGTGGGACCTTGGCGAAAGAGTGCTTCTATTGTGCACTTTTAAATTCTTTAATGCATGACTCGAATGTTATCTGAGGCAACAGGCGATGTCAATCGCTCAAAAACCACGAATAGCGGAGTAAACACACGTCTGAAAAAGTGCTTGAAACCGTCGGCATCCTGTATGACACTAAGAATCCAAGTTATTGATTTTGCCCGGATTTCGCGCCCTAGCAGAGGTCAGACATCATGGACATTCCTATCCTGATCCAGAAAACCATCGGCGCCAAAAAATATGGCGTGACGGTGCCGGACATTCCCGGCTGCGTCACCACGGGCGACACGGTGGGCACCGCCATGAGCAACGCCACCAAGGCCATCTATGGCCACGTGGGCCAGTTGGTGGAGCAAGGCAAAGCCTTCGAAATCCGGCCGTCGGAAGTGGAAACCCTGTCGCAGGAACCGGACTACGCAGGCGGCATCTGGGCCCTGGTCAGCCTCGACCTGGCCCGCCTGGACGACCCGCCGCAGGATTAATCAGGCGCCTTCACTTCCGCCATGGCCTCGGCCAGCGAGGGGACGTGGAAGGCGGCGCGTTCGGCGTCGGTGACGGCGTTGGGATCGACTGGGTAGAGCGTGCGCACGCCCTCTTTGGACACCTGATACTGCGTGCCATACCACTGCGGTAATTTCTTCCACATCAGATAGCGGTCCCATGACGCGGCGAAGAGCCACTTGGGCGCTGGATGTTCCGGCTCCAGCTTGGACGCGATGGTGGCAAACGCTTGCGCCAGCCGGATATCTTCCGGCCCCTCGCCATGCTGATAAATCATGCCGGCAAAGTAAAAATCTTCCGCCGTCCGGATCTCGCCATGCGCCAGCATCTCGGACACCCGCTGGCGCCGCTGCGCATCCTTGGCGTTGACTACCGTCCAGTCGATCTTATCCGGCTCCCGGTCCGCCGCGTCCGCCCGGTTCATCGCCCGCAACTCCGGATTGGATTGCAGGTCAGTCGCAGCGCAAGCGCCACACCACATCGCCATCATGGCGAACAACAGCGTTTTTTTCATCATTCCTTCTCAAGTGTTTGTAGCAGACGACATGCCGCCGCAAGCATGAGCGCTCTCATCGGCTACGCACCTTCCGCCACAGCCTGCGTCCCAGCCACACAGCCACGGCCAGCGCAAACAACCATGGCAGCATATACGCCAGCCCTGTAACCAGCCCGGCAATGCCGCTGGACAGGTTGCCGCCAAAAGCGACCAGCGCATCGCGGATCGGCGTCCAGAACGACTGCTGATGGCGTGAGTAAATCGTGATCGTGAGGATGTCGAGATTGATGCGGTCCATCAGATGCGCATTCTCGCCGGCGGCGGTTTCCAGATCCGACTGCACGCTGGCCTGCTCCTTCGCCAGCTTGATCAGGGCGTCGGCATCCAGGCCGGGCCGGCGATTCAGTTCGCTCAGCTTTTGCTGATATGCGCGCAGCATCTCCAGCCGCTTGACATTGTCGGCGACCGGCCGCGCGAGGTCTTCGACGCGGGTGTCCTGCCGCGCCAGTTCGCCACCGGCGGCGGCCAGCGCCAGCAGCTTGTTGATCCCTGGCGCTTTCGCGCGCAGACGGATATTCGCGCTGTCGTAACGTCCCGCCTCCAGCGAGGAATTCAGCACGGTGCAGTGATTATCGCGATCTGCTTCGCACGCGGCCACCAGTTGCCGGAACAGGGGCTTAACCTTGCCTTCGGCGGCGTCAATGGTAATGCCGTGTTCATACGCCAGAAACTTGTCGCGCGCGTCGGCCGGCGACACGGCCTTTGAACCAGCCGGCGTCACCTTGCTGCTACAGGCTGCCAGCAAGAGCGCGCATAGTACCAACAGAAGTCTGTTCATCAGTCATCAAGGCGAGTTAAGCATTTGGCAATCATACACCGCCCTGATCGCCGCCGCACTAGCCGACGCGCAGCAGCGCTTCGCGCACCAGCTTGTATTCTTCCAGCCGCGCGTAGTCGTCGGCGGTGGGGTTGGCGATGCGGCTTAGGTCCATGTTCTCGGCGTTGTCCGACAGCTTGACCACGCGCGCGATGGGATTGGCGGCGGCGCGCTCGGCTGCCTGCATGCGCGACTCGTTTGGACGCTTGGTTAGCGCCGCCACCGCCGCGATGACCTCGGGCGCAAAGCCTTCCGCCGCCAGCGTGTCCAGTGTTACATCGGTATCTTCGACCACATCATGCAGCACCGCCGCCGTGCGCTCATGCTCGGTGGTGACGCGCAGCATCACGCGCAACGGATGCAGGATATACGGCTGCCCCGCTTTGTCCACCTGCCCCGCGTGCGCCGCTGCGGCGATCGCAATCGCCCGCTCCAAAGTTGCCATGCCAACCCTCCCAAATGAACGCTTGACCTTCCCATGGCAGGAAGGATTAAAGTACAGGTAATGAAACTGTTTAAGGAGTATGCGATGTACCAGCTGCAAGTAGAAAACATGAGCTGCGGCCACTGCGTGGGCGCCGTCACCAAGGCCGTGCAAGCCATCGACGCCGGCGCCAAAGTCGAGATCGACCTGACCACCAAATCCGTCAAGATCGACAGCAGCACCCCACTCGCCCCGCTGAAATCCGCCATCGCCGACGCCGGCTACCCGGTCACCAGCGCCGCCTGATCCCCCGGTGATTGTTATTGGTTCAAGCCACAAATACAAATACCGCTTGGCCTATGTTGTGCGTCGTCGTTTATAGCGAGGTGGAATCATGAAAACGGTGAAGATTGAAGTTCGCTCGGCTGCGGAGGCGATGGACGATGTCATCAGAACTGTGGCATCCGGCTGCCCAATGCCGTACGCCACCTTGACATTCATTTCGCAGGAACTGCTGCTGCAAGTGCTTACCGAAAAACGCCTCCAGATTCTGCACCAGCTTTGCGGCACGTCGCCGATGCCGGTCAAGGAACTGGCCAGCCGCCTTGATCGCGATGTGAAGGCGGTTCACGATGATGTTGATGCGCTCCTGAACGCTGGCGTGGTTGACCGTAAACGCGGCGGCGCGATCAGTTTACCTTACGATGAAATCATCTATCCAGCTCCGGATAGTGGCGGAAGATGTCGGTCTCGTTATTCGGAATCCGGCGCTTCGAGTTGAGGTAGGCGGCGACGTTGGAGCGCTGCGCTACTTTGGCGTGCAGAGCAAACAGGCCGGGATACGATGGCGCCAGTTTCGCCATCGTGTTGGGGAAGGCATACGCCAGCCCGTCCAGCAGCTGGAAGAGCGATAGGTCCACATACGACAGCCGTGAGCCGACCGCGTAACCGCCACGTCCCGGATTGCGTTCGATGACGCCTTCAAAATAATCTAGGAACTTCGGTATGCGATGTTCGCGAAAATCCCTGGCGCGCGCCTTGGCTTCCTTCTTCTGGTCCTCGTAGTACGCGCTGGAAGAAATCGGATGATGCGTATCATGCGCCTCGGCGACGATATCGGCGATGGTCAGCTGTAGCTGATTGGCCCACAAACGCCCGTCCA from Duganella dendranthematis encodes:
- a CDS encoding DUF4349 domain-containing protein; this encodes MNRLLLVLCALLLAACSSKVTPAGSKAVSPADARDKFLAYEHGITIDAAEGKVKPLFRQLVAACEADRDNHCTVLNSSLEAGRYDSANIRLRAKAPGINKLLALAAAGGELARQDTRVEDLARPVADNVKRLEMLRAYQQKLSELNRRPGLDADALIKLAKEQASVQSDLETAAGENAHLMDRINLDILTITIYSRHQQSFWTPIRDALVAFGGNLSSGIAGLVTGLAYMLPWLFALAVAVWLGRRLWRKVRSR
- a CDS encoding HD domain-containing protein — translated: MATLERAIAIAAAAHAGQVDKAGQPYILHPLRVMLRVTTEHERTAAVLHDVVEDTDVTLDTLAAEGFAPEVIAAVAALTKRPNESRMQAAERAAANPIARVVKLSDNAENMDLSRIANPTADDYARLEEYKLVREALLRVG
- a CDS encoding CCXG family PEP-CTERM protein, translating into MKYAKLAALAVALAYGSADAAVITFQTGTSSAGAQTTANAYRDIVDAAVANSSHSTVLNNYDIVSNQSLFGAGATNIAFKSTINFGLSASGTYSFRAGVDFGNGGAVFLDGQAVDLKTTDMWWAHDYANTNSVFSVSNKALTAGNHTLTIYGLEGCCDGGQQVQYSANGAAFQSFSASTLQMAPVPEPETYAMMLGGLGVVGAIARRRREKKQA
- a CDS encoding HVO_A0114 family putative DNA-binding protein; amino-acid sequence: MKTVKIEVRSAAEAMDDVIRTVASGCPMPYATLTFISQELLLQVLTEKRLQILHQLCGTSPMPVKELASRLDRDVKAVHDDVDALLNAGVVDRKRGGAISLPYDEIIYPAPDSGGRCRSRYSESGASS
- a CDS encoding glutathione S-transferase, which translates into the protein MTTPYQLYYWDGLQGRGEFVRLALEEAGVPYVDVARKKGGMSALTASLDGEQVAHPSFAPPVLQVGELLIGQTANILLYLGAKHGLAPRSLDGRLWANQLQLTIADIVAEAHDTHHPISSSAYYEDQKKEAKARARDFREHRIPKFLDYFEGVIERNPGRGGYAVGSRLSYVDLSLFQLLDGLAYAFPNTMAKLAPSYPGLFALHAKVAQRSNVAAYLNSKRRIPNNETDIFRHYPELDR
- a CDS encoding heavy-metal-associated domain-containing protein; translated protein: MYQLQVENMSCGHCVGAVTKAVQAIDAGAKVEIDLTTKSVKIDSSTPLAPLKSAIADAGYPVTSAA
- a CDS encoding type II toxin-antitoxin system HicB family antitoxin, whose translation is MDIPILIQKTIGAKKYGVTVPDIPGCVTTGDTVGTAMSNATKAIYGHVGQLVEQGKAFEIRPSEVETLSQEPDYAGGIWALVSLDLARLDDPPQD